A part of Brassica rapa cultivar Chiifu-401-42 chromosome A05, CAAS_Brap_v3.01, whole genome shotgun sequence genomic DNA contains:
- the LOC103867519 gene encoding putative nuclease HARBI1 has protein sequence MTSSESDGVDEAFEDMFDEEFDNIIDSLLDVQTNKPKKRAYIERDREQGHIQLWNDYFHENPTYPPVMFRRRFRMNKPLFLRIVDRLTTEVPYFQQRRNAHGRYGLSPLQKCTAAIRMLAYGQSGDTYDEYLRLGESTALLCLEHFTNGIVQLFGVEYLRTPTPEDLQRLLDIGEKRGFPGMIGSIDCMHWQWKNCPTAWRGQYTRGSGKPTIVLEAVASEDLWIWHAFFGLPGTLNDINVLDRSPVFDDILQGRAPKVKFKVNNHTYRMAYYLTDGIYPNWSTFIQSIPLPQGPKAELFAQRQESTRKDVERAFGVLQSRFAIVKNPALLWDKEKIGKIMRTCVILHNMIVEDERDGYSLTDTSEFESGESSRGSKVKTRESLHAHNMLGMRHELRDSGKHDRLKADLVENVWQKFGNE, from the coding sequence ATGACATCCTCAGAGTCAGATGGCGTTGATGAAGCCTTTGAAGATATGTTTGACGAAGAATTTGATAATATCATCGACTCCCTACTAGATGTTCAAACCAACAAGCCCAAAAAAAGAGCTTATATTGAAAGAGATCGGGAACAAGGACACATTCAACTATGGAACGACTATTTCCACGAAAATCCCACTTACCCGCCGGTGATGTTTAGGCGgcgttttcgaatgaacaaaCCCTTGTTCCTCCGCATTGTTGATCGCCTTACTACTGAAGTTCCATACTTTCAGCAAAGAAGAAATGCTCACGGCAGGTACGGCCTATCACCACTTCAAAAATGTACTGCAGCTATACGTATGCTCGCATATGGTCAATCTGGAGATACGTATGACGAATATCTTCGACTTGGTGAAAGTACTGCACTTTTATGTTTAGAACATTTCACTAATGGGATAGTACAATTGTTTGGAGTTGAGTATCTAAGAACACCAACACCGGAAGATCTTCAACGATTACTCGACATTGGCGAGAAGCGCGGGTTTCCCGGGATGATAGGCAGCATTGATTGTATGCATTGGCAGTGGAAGAACTGTCCAACGGCTTGGAGAGGCCAATACACCCGTGGTTCAGGAAAACCAACAATTGTCTTAGAGGCTGTGGCATCagaagatctttggatatggcacgcatttttcggattaccaggtaccctcaacgatatcaatgttcttgatcggtcaCCAGTTTTTGATGATATACTGCAAGGTCGAGCCCCTAAAGTTAAAttcaaggtcaacaaccacacttaCCGTATGGCGTACTACCTTACTGACGGAATTTATCCGAattggtcaacatttatccaatccatcccaCTTCCTCAAGGTCCTAAAGCTGAGCTATTTGCCCAACGTCAAGAATCCAccagaaaagatgtcgaacgtGCTTTCGGGGTTTTGCAATCGAGGTTTGCAATAGTTAAAAACCCTGCTCTACTATGGGACAAGGAAAAGATAGGGAAAATTATGAGAACTTGTgtcatattgcacaatatgatagtggAGGACGAACGAGACGGATACAGTCTTACTGATACATCTGAGTTCGAGTCAGGAGAGTCAAGCAGAGGTTCGAAGGTCAAAACGAGAGAAAGTTTGCATGCACATAATATGCTAGGCATGCGCCATGAACTTCGGGATTCAGGAAAACATGATAGGTTGAAAGCTGATTTAGTTGAAAATGTATGGCAAAAATTCGGTAATGAATAA